One segment of Mycobacterium spongiae DNA contains the following:
- a CDS encoding NAD(P)H-dependent glycerol-3-phosphate dehydrogenase, whose product MAAAQREPTVVVLGGGSWGTTVASICARRGPTLQWVRSEATASDINENHHNSRYLGTDVHLSQSLRATTDFAEAANCADVVVMGVPSHGFRGVLTELSKELRPWVPVVSLVKGLEQGTNMRMSQIIEEILPGHPAGILAGPNIAREVAEGYAAAAVLAMPDQYLATRLAALFRTRRFRVYTTDDVVGVEMAGALKNVFAIAVGMGYSLGIGENTRALVIARSLREMTKLGVAMGGNTDTFPGLAGLGDLIVTCTSQRSRNRHVGEQLGAGKRIDEIIASMNQVAEGVKAASVIMEFADEFGLNMPIAREVDAVINHGATVEQAYRGLAAEVPGHEVHGSGF is encoded by the coding sequence ATGGCAGCAGCTCAACGCGAACCCACGGTCGTTGTCCTCGGCGGCGGTTCCTGGGGCACGACCGTGGCATCAATTTGCGCACGCCGGGGGCCGACACTGCAATGGGTGCGTTCAGAGGCAACCGCCAGCGACATCAACGAGAACCATCACAACAGCCGCTACCTGGGCACGGATGTTCACCTCAGTCAGAGTCTGCGCGCCACCACCGACTTCGCCGAAGCCGCCAACTGCGCCGACGTTGTCGTCATGGGCGTGCCCTCCCACGGTTTCCGGGGTGTGCTGACCGAACTGAGCAAAGAACTGCGGCCCTGGGTGCCGGTGGTGTCCCTGGTCAAGGGGCTCGAGCAAGGCACGAACATGCGGATGTCGCAGATTATCGAGGAAATACTCCCCGGCCACCCGGCCGGCATCCTGGCCGGCCCGAACATCGCCCGCGAGGTGGCCGAGGGATATGCGGCAGCCGCGGTGCTGGCAATGCCGGACCAATATCTGGCAACCCGGCTGGCAGCGTTGTTCCGTACCCGGCGCTTCCGCGTCTATACCACCGACGATGTGGTCGGCGTCGAGATGGCCGGCGCGCTGAAGAACGTCTTCGCCATCGCGGTCGGAATGGGTTATTCGTTAGGCATCGGCGAAAACACCCGCGCGCTGGTGATTGCGCGCTCGCTGCGTGAAATGACCAAGTTAGGTGTCGCAATGGGTGGGAACACCGATACGTTCCCTGGATTGGCGGGTCTCGGCGACCTGATCGTTACCTGTACCAGCCAGCGCAGCCGCAATCGTCATGTGGGTGAACAGCTCGGAGCAGGCAAGCGCATCGATGAGATCATCGCGTCGATGAACCAGGTCGCCGAGGGCGTCAAGGCAGCTAGCGTGATCATGGAGTTCGCGGACGAATTTGGGCTCAACATGCCGATCGCACGCGAAGTCGACGCAGTAATCAATCACGGTGCGACGGTCGAACAGGCCTACCGTGGCTTAGCCGCCGAAGTACCCGGACACGAGGTTCACGGCTCAGGGTTCTAA
- a CDS encoding SulP family inorganic anion transporter: MPGSEPGGSQAREHDPPASLARHLRSVVQHDLPASIVVFLVALPLSVGIAIASDAPVLSGLIAAAVGGIVAGFIGGAPLAVSGPANGMMVITVGLVAQFGWRVTCLITVAAGVLQLIFGLSRIARAVLAISPVVVHAMLAGIGITIALQQTHVLLGGSSKSTSWRNVVELPGQIMNAHGGNTALGLTVIAILIAWRWVPKRVARIPGPLVAIVVATTISVVFPFDVARIKLQGSLVDAFQLPGLPDGDWGAVAISVVTVALITSVEGLLSAVSIDRLHDGTPTNLDRELAGQGVANMTSGMIGGLPIAAAIVRSSANIQAGAKSRASTILHGVWILVFTLVFAGLIEQIPTAALAGLLVFVGIRLLQPAHVETAMRNGDLAVYLVTIVAVIFLNLMKGVLIGLALAIALTAWRVMWTRIHAEHADDQWHVVVEGTCTFLSLPKLTRVLASIPAGEKVTLIMSVIYLDHAAHEAIADWQRHYRATGGTVHIHGGIHTGHRARRAMDDLVEPQEPEAAA, from the coding sequence ATGCCCGGCAGCGAACCAGGCGGCAGTCAAGCCCGCGAGCACGATCCACCAGCGTCTCTAGCTCGCCACCTACGATCGGTCGTCCAGCACGACCTACCGGCGTCGATCGTGGTTTTTCTGGTGGCACTGCCACTATCGGTGGGGATCGCGATCGCGTCGGACGCACCGGTGCTCTCCGGGCTGATCGCGGCAGCAGTCGGAGGCATCGTCGCTGGATTCATCGGCGGGGCGCCACTGGCGGTCAGTGGTCCGGCGAACGGGATGATGGTGATCACCGTCGGCCTCGTCGCCCAGTTCGGTTGGCGAGTCACGTGTTTGATCACGGTCGCGGCGGGCGTTTTGCAGCTGATTTTCGGGCTCAGCCGGATTGCGCGAGCGGTGCTGGCGATCTCACCCGTCGTCGTGCACGCGATGCTGGCCGGCATCGGCATCACGATCGCATTGCAACAGACGCACGTGTTGCTGGGCGGGTCGTCCAAGAGCACGTCCTGGCGTAACGTCGTTGAGCTTCCCGGACAGATCATGAACGCGCATGGCGGCAACACTGCTCTCGGCCTGACGGTGATCGCCATACTGATCGCGTGGCGGTGGGTCCCGAAGCGGGTGGCACGAATACCTGGCCCCCTGGTCGCCATCGTCGTGGCAACCACCATCTCGGTGGTGTTCCCCTTCGATGTGGCCCGGATCAAGCTTCAAGGGTCGCTGGTAGACGCGTTCCAGCTGCCGGGGCTTCCCGACGGAGATTGGGGCGCCGTCGCGATCAGCGTGGTCACGGTCGCTCTCATCACTAGCGTCGAGGGTCTCTTGTCAGCGGTTTCGATCGACAGGTTGCATGACGGGACACCCACCAACCTCGACCGCGAGCTGGCCGGACAGGGCGTCGCCAACATGACATCCGGGATGATCGGCGGACTTCCGATCGCCGCCGCGATCGTTCGCAGCTCGGCCAACATCCAGGCAGGCGCCAAGAGCCGCGCCTCAACAATCCTGCACGGTGTGTGGATCCTGGTCTTCACCCTGGTATTCGCAGGGTTGATCGAACAGATCCCCACCGCGGCGCTAGCCGGCCTGCTCGTTTTCGTCGGCATTAGGCTGCTGCAGCCGGCCCATGTGGAAACCGCCATGCGCAACGGGGACTTGGCTGTCTATCTGGTCACCATCGTCGCCGTCATCTTCCTCAATCTCATGAAGGGTGTACTGATCGGACTCGCCCTGGCCATCGCGCTCACCGCATGGCGGGTGATGTGGACCAGGATCCACGCCGAGCATGCCGATGACCAGTGGCACGTGGTCGTCGAAGGAACGTGTACCTTCCTTTCGCTGCCCAAGCTGACGCGGGTGTTGGCATCCATTCCCGCAGGCGAGAAGGTCACGCTCATCATGTCGGTCATCTACCTCGATCACGCTGCGCACGAGGCGATTGCCGATTGGCAACGGCACTATCGCGCTACCGGAGGGACGGTTCACATCCACGGTGGAATCCATACGGGCCACCGTGCTCGCCGGGCGATGGACGACCTCGTCGAGCCGCAAGAACCTGAAGCGGCTGCTTAG
- a CDS encoding heavy metal translocating P-type ATPase — MSSVEVATLTAAVLAIAGLTWYFFAPRRAHAAAIDHGVQRVQVTVRGGYSPRVVEVRQGIPVEIEFDRQESGDCSSRVIFPEHQLSAALPAHQRTTVRFTPHEAGSFGFTCSMNMISGTLLVTPNGAEAGSAAPEGPNAAEQEATDVGAEPAAADVEAAQADERRSEIADLTRRVVIGAVLTAPVLYAVMTEPWGTRWVPALLLNNWVQLALITPVMLYVGWPIHRSGWLALAHRSADMNSLITLGTVAAYGYSLLATVAADALPPEVRDVYYEAVGVILTLIMLGRLLESRAKAGTGEAIRALLGLQARTARVLRDGAEVEVPVDEVAVDDEIVIRPGEKIPVDATVMSGQSAVDESMVTGESIPVTKYPGDTVIGATVNTTGSLRVRAAKVGADTMLAQIIRMVQQAQASRAPIQRLADAISAYFVPVVIAIAIASFAIWFVAGPTPALTQALVSAVAVLIIACPCALGLATPLSIMVGTGKGARAGILIRSAEALETAHKLDTIVLDKTGTITAGKPALTDVQVTGTLPEKELLTLVAAAESDSEHPIASAVVAGARDRGIDIPAATEFESLTGKGVRATISGHSVLVGTATLLAENGVDTAELEHLSADLAGAGKTPILAAVDGEPAGALAVADTVKDDSVAAIAALRKLGLQVVMITGDNARTAAAIARQVGVERVLAEVLPDHKADEIRRLQAEGRRVGMVGDGINDAPALAHADVGLAIGTGTDVAIEAADITLISGSLAGVVTAISLSRATMRNIRQNLFFALIYNAVGIPLAAGVLYPLIGLRLSPMIAAAAMALSSLSVVGNANRLRRYRVEPLPEAEPSAVEPQVETGTAQHELVTPSP; from the coding sequence GTGTCGAGCGTTGAGGTTGCGACCCTGACAGCTGCGGTCCTGGCGATCGCCGGGTTGACGTGGTACTTCTTTGCGCCGCGCCGCGCCCACGCCGCCGCGATCGACCATGGGGTGCAGCGGGTGCAGGTGACGGTCCGGGGCGGCTACAGCCCCCGCGTCGTCGAAGTGCGCCAGGGCATTCCCGTCGAGATCGAGTTCGACCGACAGGAATCCGGTGATTGCAGCTCACGGGTGATCTTCCCGGAACATCAGCTGTCCGCGGCGCTGCCCGCCCATCAGCGCACGACCGTAAGGTTCACCCCGCACGAGGCGGGGTCCTTCGGATTTACCTGCAGCATGAACATGATCAGCGGCACGCTCCTCGTGACCCCCAACGGCGCCGAGGCAGGGTCGGCCGCACCCGAGGGACCCAACGCCGCCGAGCAGGAGGCAACCGACGTCGGCGCCGAGCCGGCCGCCGCGGATGTGGAAGCTGCGCAGGCCGACGAGCGGCGCAGCGAGATCGCCGATCTGACCCGTCGAGTGGTGATCGGCGCAGTCCTCACCGCCCCGGTGCTGTATGCGGTGATGACAGAACCATGGGGCACCAGGTGGGTGCCGGCGCTATTGCTCAACAATTGGGTGCAGTTGGCCCTGATCACCCCGGTGATGCTCTACGTCGGATGGCCAATCCATCGTTCCGGCTGGCTGGCCCTGGCTCATCGGAGCGCCGACATGAACAGCCTCATCACCCTCGGAACGGTCGCCGCCTATGGATACAGCCTGCTCGCTACGGTCGCCGCCGACGCCCTGCCGCCCGAAGTGCGAGACGTGTATTACGAAGCCGTCGGGGTGATCCTGACTTTGATCATGCTGGGCCGGCTGCTGGAGTCCCGCGCCAAGGCGGGCACCGGCGAAGCCATCCGCGCCCTGCTCGGCTTGCAGGCCCGCACTGCCCGAGTCCTGCGTGACGGCGCCGAAGTCGAAGTCCCCGTCGATGAGGTCGCCGTCGACGACGAAATCGTGATCCGGCCAGGAGAGAAAATCCCCGTCGACGCCACCGTCATGTCCGGACAATCCGCGGTCGACGAGTCCATGGTGACTGGCGAATCCATCCCGGTCACCAAATACCCAGGCGACACCGTCATCGGCGCGACCGTGAACACCACCGGGTCGTTGCGGGTGCGGGCCGCCAAGGTCGGAGCCGACACCATGCTCGCCCAAATCATCCGCATGGTGCAGCAGGCGCAGGCATCCCGAGCCCCGATTCAGCGGCTCGCCGACGCGATTTCCGCCTACTTCGTGCCGGTCGTCATCGCCATCGCCATCGCCAGCTTCGCGATCTGGTTCGTCGCCGGCCCGACACCCGCGTTGACGCAGGCCTTGGTATCGGCCGTAGCGGTGTTGATCATCGCCTGCCCCTGCGCCCTGGGTCTGGCCACACCCCTGTCGATCATGGTCGGCACCGGCAAAGGCGCCCGCGCGGGCATCCTGATCCGCTCGGCCGAAGCCCTCGAAACCGCACACAAACTCGACACCATCGTTCTGGACAAGACCGGCACCATCACTGCCGGCAAGCCGGCACTCACCGACGTCCAGGTGACCGGGACACTTCCGGAAAAAGAACTGCTCACCCTGGTAGCTGCCGCCGAATCCGACAGCGAACACCCCATCGCCAGTGCTGTGGTCGCAGGCGCCCGAGATCGCGGCATCGACATACCCGCTGCGACAGAGTTCGAGTCCCTGACCGGCAAAGGGGTCCGGGCCACTATTTCCGGCCACTCGGTGCTGGTGGGCACCGCAACGTTGTTGGCCGAAAACGGCGTCGACACAGCCGAACTCGAGCACCTCAGCGCCGATCTCGCGGGCGCTGGCAAAACGCCGATCCTCGCCGCCGTCGACGGCGAACCAGCGGGGGCACTCGCCGTCGCCGATACCGTCAAGGACGACTCGGTCGCGGCGATCGCAGCCCTGCGCAAGCTGGGCCTCCAGGTCGTGATGATCACCGGCGACAACGCCCGAACCGCCGCCGCGATCGCCCGGCAGGTCGGGGTGGAGCGGGTGCTCGCCGAAGTCCTGCCCGACCACAAAGCCGACGAGATCCGACGGCTGCAAGCCGAGGGACGGCGCGTCGGCATGGTCGGCGACGGAATTAACGACGCACCCGCCCTCGCCCACGCCGATGTCGGACTGGCGATCGGCACCGGCACCGACGTGGCCATCGAAGCCGCTGACATCACCCTGATTTCGGGGTCGCTGGCCGGAGTGGTCACCGCCATCAGCTTGTCCCGCGCCACCATGCGCAACATTCGGCAGAACCTGTTCTTTGCCTTGATCTACAACGCCGTCGGCATCCCGCTTGCGGCCGGGGTCCTGTATCCGCTGATCGGGCTGCGGCTCTCGCCGATGATCGCAGCCGCCGCGATGGCGCTGTCGTCGCTGTCGGTGGTGGGCAATGCCAACCGCCTTCGCCGCTACCGTGTTGAACCGCTGCCTGAAGCCGAACCGTCCGCCGTCGAGCCCCAGGTGGAAACCGGTACCGCCCAACACGAACTGGTGACTCCGTCGCCGTAG
- a CDS encoding SulP family inorganic anion transporter yields MPDTDRLSTPSPHQVDQSPAVRRTDRLRSLIRHDLPSSLVVFLVALPLSVGIAIASDAPVLAGLIAAIVGGIVGGALGGSALQVSGPAAGLTIVVADLIAEFGWGITCFITVMAGVVQLLLGLSRVARAVLAMSPVVVHAMLAGIGITIALQQTHVLLGGESHSSAWADVIELPAQIVGAHKPGVFLGLLVIAIMGAWRWAPPRLAPIPGPLVAIVVATVVSVVFPFQVSRIALEGSVVDALQLPAIPHGNWGAVAIGVITVTLVASVQSLLTAVATDRMHSGPRTELNRELIGQGASNIVSGAIGGLPIAGVIVRSSANLRAGAKTRAATILHGFWVLLFALPFAGLIDQIPYAALAGLLVVIGLKLLRPAYIETALRSGDFAIYLVTVLAVVFLSLLHGVMIGLALAVAMTGWRVMRARVEAHPVDDEWRVVVEGVCTFLTLPRLTRVLASVPESATVTLHIAVTYLDHAAHQAITDWQRRHRTRGGTVRVHGVLERGHRSRRGAVDRIKPDPEPAA; encoded by the coding sequence ATGCCAGACACCGACCGGCTCAGCACACCGAGCCCTCATCAGGTCGATCAGAGCCCGGCGGTGCGGCGGACCGATCGGCTGCGATCGCTCATCCGGCACGACTTGCCTTCGTCGCTGGTCGTTTTTCTCGTCGCACTACCTCTGTCGGTGGGGATCGCGATCGCCTCAGACGCGCCCGTGCTCGCCGGGCTGATCGCCGCGATCGTCGGCGGGATCGTCGGCGGGGCACTGGGTGGATCGGCACTGCAGGTCAGTGGCCCCGCGGCGGGGCTAACGATCGTCGTCGCCGATCTTATCGCCGAGTTCGGTTGGGGAATAACCTGTTTCATCACCGTCATGGCCGGCGTCGTGCAGCTGCTATTGGGGCTCAGTCGCGTTGCGCGAGCGGTGCTGGCCATGTCACCGGTGGTGGTGCACGCGATGCTGGCCGGCATCGGGATCACTATCGCACTTCAACAAACTCACGTCTTACTGGGTGGAGAGTCCCACAGCTCGGCGTGGGCCGACGTCATCGAGCTGCCTGCACAAATCGTCGGCGCCCACAAGCCAGGGGTCTTTCTGGGCCTGCTCGTCATCGCCATCATGGGCGCGTGGCGTTGGGCACCGCCGAGGTTGGCTCCCATTCCCGGTCCGTTGGTTGCCATCGTGGTGGCGACCGTTGTCTCGGTGGTATTTCCGTTCCAGGTGTCACGGATCGCGCTCGAGGGTTCGGTCGTGGACGCGCTGCAGTTGCCGGCCATTCCGCACGGCAATTGGGGCGCCGTCGCGATCGGCGTCATCACGGTCACCCTTGTCGCCAGCGTCCAGAGTCTGCTGACTGCGGTCGCGACTGACCGGATGCATAGTGGACCACGGACCGAACTCAACCGGGAGTTGATCGGGCAGGGCGCTTCGAACATCGTGTCGGGAGCGATCGGGGGGCTACCCATCGCCGGTGTCATTGTGCGCAGTTCAGCGAATCTGAGGGCAGGAGCGAAAACCCGCGCCGCAACGATCTTGCACGGCTTCTGGGTTCTACTGTTCGCCCTCCCCTTCGCGGGCTTGATCGACCAGATTCCCTACGCCGCACTCGCGGGCCTGCTCGTCGTCATCGGGCTGAAGCTGCTGCGGCCCGCGTACATCGAGACCGCCCTGCGAAGCGGGGATTTCGCCATCTACCTGGTGACCGTACTCGCCGTCGTCTTCCTCAGTCTCCTCCATGGGGTGATGATCGGGTTGGCCCTGGCGGTGGCGATGACCGGCTGGCGCGTCATGCGGGCCAGGGTGGAGGCCCATCCCGTGGACGACGAATGGCGCGTGGTCGTCGAAGGGGTATGCACCTTTCTCACCCTGCCCCGACTTACGCGCGTGCTGGCTTCGGTCCCGGAAAGCGCCACCGTCACGCTTCATATCGCGGTGACCTACCTCGATCACGCCGCACACCAGGCGATTACCGACTGGCAACGGCGGCACCGCACCCGTGGGGGCACAGTGCGGGTTCACGGTGTTCTGGAGCGCGGCCACCGGTCTCGTCGCGGAGCCGTCGACCGTATCAAGCCCGACCCCGAACCAGCTGCCTAG
- a CDS encoding YajQ family cyclic di-GMP-binding protein: MADSSFDIVSKVDRQEVDNALNQAAKELATRFDFRGTDTSIAWKGEEGVELTSSTEERVKAAVDVFKEKLIRRDISMKAFDVGEPQASGKTYKVAGTLKQGISSENAKKITKLVRDEGPKNVKTQIQGDEVRVTSKKRDDLQAVISMLKKADLDVALQFVNYR; the protein is encoded by the coding sequence ATGGCGGACTCATCGTTCGACATTGTGAGCAAGGTCGACCGGCAGGAAGTCGACAATGCGCTCAACCAGGCTGCCAAGGAGTTGGCGACGCGCTTCGATTTCCGTGGGACCGACACCAGCATCGCGTGGAAGGGCGAGGAGGGCGTGGAGCTGACGTCCTCGACCGAAGAGCGGGTCAAGGCTGCCGTCGATGTCTTCAAGGAGAAATTGATCCGCCGCGACATCTCGATGAAGGCGTTCGACGTCGGCGAGCCACAAGCCTCCGGCAAGACCTACAAGGTCGCCGGGACCCTGAAACAGGGCATCAGCAGCGAAAATGCGAAGAAGATCACCAAGCTCGTCCGCGACGAGGGCCCGAAGAACGTCAAGACCCAGATCCAGGGCGACGAGGTGCGGGTAACCAGCAAAAAACGTGACGACCTGCAAGCCGTCATCTCAATGCTGAAGAAGGCCGATCTTGACGTCGCGCTGCAGTTCGTCAACTACCGGTAG
- a CDS encoding nitroreductase: MSNLVSSLPDTATLEAVLDMAAAAPSARNSQPWRWRVGGDGVGLYADWGRQLDDSDFARRDVLLSCGAVLDHCVVALAAAGWSPRVRRLPDSDDARYLALIEVVESPASQDSVELSAAIPRRRADRRRYDTRAIPAGTLEWFYIQAARAAVRLGVVPKIRWVRADDGSVMLRYGKGPRGAGGPPADDAAMMVLGTDTDSDLDRLRAGETLSRLVLSATSVGLATCPLTEPLQNTRDRLTLACEVFDGEAYPQTLIRVGWAPRDGDALAPVGRRPAREITIWDPDVRSAH, from the coding sequence GTGAGCAACCTGGTGAGTTCGCTCCCCGATACCGCCACGCTCGAGGCCGTGCTGGACATGGCCGCGGCCGCGCCGTCGGCCCGGAATTCGCAGCCCTGGCGGTGGCGGGTGGGCGGTGATGGGGTAGGTCTCTACGCCGACTGGGGTCGTCAACTCGATGACAGCGATTTCGCCCGCCGCGATGTCCTTCTTAGCTGCGGCGCCGTACTCGATCATTGCGTGGTGGCGCTGGCCGCAGCGGGTTGGTCTCCCCGGGTCCGCCGGTTGCCGGATTCTGACGACGCCAGATATCTGGCTCTGATCGAAGTGGTGGAATCGCCAGCCAGTCAGGACAGCGTCGAACTGTCGGCGGCCATCCCACGACGACGGGCCGACCGCCGCCGCTACGACACGAGAGCGATTCCGGCCGGCACGTTGGAGTGGTTCTACATCCAAGCGGCGCGCGCTGCCGTGAGGCTGGGTGTGGTTCCCAAAATTCGGTGGGTCCGAGCTGACGACGGCTCGGTCATGCTTCGGTACGGCAAGGGGCCCCGCGGTGCGGGGGGGCCGCCTGCCGACGACGCCGCGATGATGGTGCTGGGCACCGACACCGACAGCGATCTCGACCGGCTGCGCGCCGGCGAGACGCTCAGCCGACTGGTTCTGTCGGCCACGTCGGTGGGATTGGCGACATGCCCACTGACGGAGCCGCTGCAGAACACCCGTGATCGGCTGACGCTGGCCTGTGAGGTCTTCGACGGAGAGGCGTACCCGCAAACCCTCATCCGGGTGGGATGGGCACCCCGCGACGGCGACGCCCTGGCGCCGGTCGGGCGACGTCCCGCACGCGAGATCACCATCTGGGACCCAGACGTGCGCTCCGCCCACTGA
- a CDS encoding flavin-containing monooxygenase: protein MTATPEQSADQIPADSDPHIEYVDVLIVGAGISGLGAAYRIIQRNPQLTYTILERRERIGGTWDLFRYPGVRSDSSIFTLSFPFEPWTREEGVADGAHIREYLTDMAHKYGIDRHIRFHCYVREADWDSTTDTWTVVFEQDGVRKRCRSRFVFFGSGYYNYDEGYTPDLPGIDQFGGTVVHPQHWPEDLDHSGKNVVVIGSGATAVTLIPALAERANRVTMLQRSPTYLVSASKYSTFAAVVRKVLPRRAAHVVVRMYNALIEAVVWFVARKLPRLMKRLLRRTAINNLPAGYDVDTHFKPRYNPWDQRLCLIPDADLYCAVAEGRADVVTDHIDHFDATGIVLESGGHLDADIIVTATGLQLQALGGATISLDGAQINPRDRFVYKAHMLEDVPNLFWCIGYTNASWTLRADMTARATSKLLAHMDSHGYTHAYPHRGNEPMVEKPTWDLQAGYVKRSVHALPRSGTKRPWNVRQNYFADAIDYRFDRIEESMVFGRAVDRAPLAG, encoded by the coding sequence ATGACGGCAACTCCCGAGCAATCCGCCGACCAAATCCCAGCCGACTCCGACCCCCACATCGAGTATGTGGATGTCCTCATCGTCGGTGCCGGCATCTCGGGACTAGGCGCCGCCTATCGGATCATCCAGCGCAACCCCCAGCTGACCTACACCATCCTGGAGCGTCGTGAGCGGATCGGCGGCACGTGGGATCTGTTCCGGTACCCGGGCGTGCGCTCCGACAGCAGCATCTTCACGCTGTCCTTTCCGTTCGAACCGTGGACCCGCGAAGAAGGCGTCGCCGACGGCGCCCACATCCGCGAGTACCTCACCGACATGGCCCACAAGTACGGCATCGACCGCCACATCCGGTTCCACTGCTACGTTCGCGAGGCGGACTGGGATTCGACCACCGATACCTGGACCGTGGTGTTCGAGCAAGACGGTGTACGCAAGCGCTGCCGCAGCCGGTTCGTGTTTTTCGGCAGCGGCTATTACAACTACGACGAGGGCTACACCCCCGACTTGCCCGGTATCGACCAATTCGGCGGTACTGTCGTGCATCCGCAGCATTGGCCGGAGGACCTCGACCACAGTGGCAAGAACGTCGTCGTGATCGGCAGTGGTGCCACCGCCGTGACGCTCATCCCGGCGCTGGCCGAGCGGGCGAACAGGGTAACCATGCTGCAGCGCTCTCCGACCTACCTCGTCTCGGCGTCCAAGTACAGCACGTTCGCGGCTGTCGTTCGTAAAGTGTTGCCCCGCCGGGCCGCCCACGTGGTCGTCCGCATGTACAACGCGTTGATCGAGGCGGTCGTCTGGTTCGTGGCCCGCAAGCTACCGCGGCTGATGAAGCGGCTGCTGCGGCGTACGGCGATCAACAACCTGCCCGCTGGCTACGACGTCGACACCCACTTCAAGCCCCGGTACAACCCGTGGGATCAAAGGTTGTGCCTGATCCCCGACGCCGATCTGTATTGCGCCGTCGCCGAGGGCCGCGCGGATGTCGTCACCGACCATATTGACCATTTCGACGCCACCGGTATCGTCCTCGAGTCCGGTGGTCACCTGGATGCGGACATCATCGTGACAGCCACCGGCCTGCAGCTGCAGGCGCTTGGCGGCGCCACGATCAGCCTCGACGGCGCCCAGATCAATCCGCGGGATCGCTTCGTGTACAAGGCGCACATGCTCGAAGACGTGCCGAACCTGTTCTGGTGCATCGGCTATACGAACGCGTCCTGGACGCTGCGCGCCGACATGACCGCCCGGGCAACGTCAAAGTTATTGGCGCACATGGATTCTCATGGCTATACTCACGCCTACCCACACCGCGGCAACGAGCCGATGGTCGAGAAGCCGACGTGGGATCTCCAGGCCGGCTATGTGAAGCGGTCCGTGCACGCACTACCGAGGTCGGGCACCAAACGGCCCTGGAATGTCCGGCAGAACTACTTCGCCGACGCCATCGACTACCGGTTCGACCGCATTGAGGAGTCGATGGTGTTCGGCCGCGCCGTCGACCGGGCACCACTGGCGGGATAG